A stretch of Thermococcus bergensis DNA encodes these proteins:
- a CDS encoding 30S ribosomal protein S15, producing MARLHARKRGKSGSKKPPRTAPPTWVEYTAEEVENLVVKLRKEGYSAAMIGTILRDQYGIPSVRLITGKKITKILEENGLAPEIPEDLMFLIRKAVKLRKHLEQHPKDLHSMRGLQLTESKIRRLVKYYRKTGKLPAKWRYDPEQAKLLVR from the coding sequence ATGGCAAGGTTGCATGCAAGAAAAAGAGGAAAGTCTGGATCAAAGAAGCCACCGAGGACTGCTCCACCTACATGGGTGGAATATACAGCCGAGGAAGTCGAGAACCTTGTTGTTAAGCTCAGAAAGGAAGGTTATAGTGCCGCTATGATAGGCACTATTTTGAGAGACCAATATGGAATTCCGAGTGTTAGGCTTATCACTGGCAAGAAAATAACCAAGATACTCGAAGAGAACGGTCTTGCTCCTGAGATTCCGGAAGATTTAATGTTCCTCATTAGAAAGGCAGTCAAACTCAGGAAGCACCTCGAGCAGCACCCCAAAGATCTCCATTCAATGAGGGGTCTTCAGCTTACTGAGAGCAAGATCAGAAGGCTTGTGAAGTATTACAGAAAGACAGGAAAGCTACCAGCCAAGTGGAGATACGATCCAGAGCAGGCAAAGCTTCTCGTCCGCTGA
- a CDS encoding DHHA1 domain-containing protein, which produces MDKSAFLEKVREGAELIKMHIELGHTIRIVSHRDADGITAGAILAKALAREGADFHLSIVKQLGEDVLKELAEEKQKIYVFSDLGSGSIKLIENYLKDASVVIADHHPPEDGKIEQENHILVNPTQFGADSVRDLSGSGVAYFVAKAINERNKDLSYLALVGAVGDMQEIDGQFHGMNLDIIEDAKELDLIELRKELRLFGRETRTLAQMLAYASNPELPGITGDLRNAIEFLRSKGFDPDMKYWQLREEEKRKLHDALVIHLIKNNASKEDVDRLIGDVVLIKLYPEGDPRHEAREFATLLNATGRLNMGTLGVAICLGDEKAFKEALKLVEEYKREQIEMRRYLIQNWSNAIEKEHAYIFYAGKNIKDTMVGIAATMAINAQLAKSEKPVIVLADSEEDGLVKGSARTTKKGLEKGYDLGEALRKAAEILGGEGGGHAIAAGIRIPKDKIDEFTELIDKLLGEQNSSGETNEN; this is translated from the coding sequence ATGGATAAGAGCGCATTTTTAGAGAAGGTTAGGGAAGGTGCCGAACTAATAAAGATGCACATTGAGTTAGGTCATACTATCCGTATTGTCTCACATAGGGATGCTGATGGCATAACTGCCGGTGCAATTTTGGCAAAAGCGCTTGCTAGGGAGGGGGCAGATTTTCATCTCAGCATAGTGAAGCAACTGGGAGAAGACGTACTAAAAGAGCTTGCAGAAGAAAAGCAGAAAATTTATGTTTTCAGCGATCTCGGAAGCGGGTCTATAAAGCTGATTGAGAACTATCTAAAGGATGCTAGTGTTGTTATAGCAGATCACCATCCCCCAGAAGACGGTAAGATTGAGCAGGAAAACCACATACTTGTAAACCCCACACAATTTGGGGCGGATAGCGTTAGAGACCTGAGCGGTTCTGGCGTGGCCTACTTCGTAGCAAAGGCAATAAACGAAAGAAACAAGGATCTGAGCTACTTGGCTCTTGTTGGTGCAGTCGGCGACATGCAGGAAATCGATGGACAGTTTCACGGAATGAATCTTGATATAATAGAAGATGCTAAGGAATTAGACCTGATAGAACTCCGCAAAGAGCTGAGGCTTTTTGGAAGAGAGACCCGGACTTTGGCTCAGATGCTCGCTTATGCATCAAATCCAGAACTTCCGGGTATAACAGGAGACCTCAGAAATGCAATAGAATTCCTGCGCAGTAAGGGCTTTGATCCTGATATGAAATACTGGCAACTCAGAGAAGAGGAAAAAAGAAAGCTCCATGATGCCCTTGTTATTCATTTGATTAAGAACAATGCTTCCAAAGAAGACGTTGACAGACTTATCGGTGACGTCGTGTTGATTAAGCTCTATCCAGAAGGAGACCCAAGGCACGAGGCAAGAGAATTTGCCACCCTCCTAAACGCTACAGGAAGGCTTAACATGGGCACTTTAGGAGTTGCAATATGCTTGGGGGACGAAAAAGCATTCAAAGAAGCATTAAAGCTCGTAGAGGAGTACAAGCGGGAGCAGATAGAGATGAGGAGATACCTCATACAAAACTGGAGCAATGCAATTGAGAAAGAACATGCTTACATATTCTACGCAGGCAAAAACATTAAAGACACGATGGTGGGGATAGCAGCAACAATGGCGATAAACGCTCAGCTTGCAAAGTCTGAAAAGCCGGTGATTGTTTTAGCAGACAGTGAGGAGGACGGGCTTGTAAAAGGTTCCGCCAGAACAACAAAGAAGGGACTTGAAAAGGGCTACGACTTAGGAGAAGCCCTAAGAAAAGCTGCAGAGATTCTTGGAGGAGAAGGAGGAGGGCATGCGATAGCAGCGGGCATAAGGATTCCCAAGGACAAAATAGATGAGTTCACTGAACTAATAGACAAACTCCTTGGAGAGCAGAACTCAAGCGGTGAGACAAATGAAAATTAA
- a CDS encoding KEOPS complex subunit Pcc1, whose product MKIKANAEIIWEYGDESTAKAIAEAVEIDNLNLPENFKFRTYWEDGRVITKVKYLGEIESLIVALDDLVFSIKIAEDVIKK is encoded by the coding sequence ATGAAAATTAAGGCCAATGCCGAGATAATCTGGGAGTATGGGGATGAAAGTACGGCCAAGGCTATTGCCGAAGCCGTTGAAATTGACAATCTAAATCTACCAGAAAACTTTAAATTTAGAACTTACTGGGAAGATGGTAGAGTCATAACAAAAGTTAAATACCTTGGTGAGATTGAAAGCTTGATAGTAGCTTTAGATGATTTGGTGTTTTCAATCAAGATCGCTGAAGATGTCATAAAGAAATGA